The Mercurialis annua linkage group LG2, ddMerAnnu1.2, whole genome shotgun sequence genome contains a region encoding:
- the LOC126670715 gene encoding protein DETOXIFICATION 51, whose product MCNPDTTSTTTTSFSSLTVLVTEKKPTQTPQSAHLYLDLVSLPTSIKDLKNFKIKPPPNEEEIYPSASEIISETKSLLKLAFPIALTALILYSRSILSMLFLGHLGDLELAAGSLAIAFANITGYSVLSGLASGMEPLCSQAFGAQRPKLLSLTLHRSVIFLLVSSMPICLLWINISKILVYLHQDPNITRLAHTYLLFSLPDLLTNSFIHPIRIYLRAQGITHPLTLASLAGTALNLPINMLLVNHLRLGIGGIAAAAAASNLFVLLCLVFYLWVSGLCDEPTWTKPSRECFSGWKPLIMLAAPSCVSVCLEWWWYEIMIILCGILADPKSTVAAMGILIQTTSLIYIFPSSLGFAVSTRVGNELGANRPHKAKLSTVVAVFISAIVGVIASTFASGMKDRWGQMFTRDEEILRLTAAALPILGLCELGNSPQTVGCGVLRGSARPCSAANVNLGAFYLVGMPVAIGLGFWVGVGFCGLWLGLLSAQVCCAGLMLYVVGSTDWEFEAKKAQLLTNSDSDRKLFSEGDEEQSQTLICIGEALP is encoded by the coding sequence ATGTGTAATCCAGACACTACCTCTACGACCACGACCAGTTTTTCTTCTTTAACTGTTCTTGTAACAGAGAAAAAACCGACACAGACACCACAGTCTGCTCATCTTTACTTGGATCTTGTTTCACTGCCAACTTCCATTAAAGACCTaaagaatttcaaaataaaaccgcCACCAAATGAAGAAGAAATATACCCTTCTGCTTCAGAGATTATCTCTGAAACGAAGTCGCTGCTTAAGCTCGCGTTTCCGATAGCTTTAACGGCTCTCATTCTCTACTCTCGTTCGATTCTCTCGATGCTTTTCTTAGGCCATCTCGGTGACCTAGAGCTGGCTGCCGGCTCTCTTGCGATTGCGTTCGCGAACATCACCGGATATTCTGTTCTTTCAGGGCTAGCTTCAGGTATGGAGCCGCTCTGTTCGCAAGCCTTCGGTGCTCAACGTCCGAAGCTTCTGTCTCTAACGCTTCATCGCTCGGtgatttttcttttggtttcgTCGATGCCCATTTGTTTACTATGGATTAACATATCGAAAATCCTGGTTTATCTCCATCAAGATCCCAATATCACACGTCTTGCTCACACTTATTTGCTCTTCTCTTTACCTGATCTTTTAACAAACTCTTTTATTCATCCAATTCGCATTTACCTTCGCGCTCAAGGTATCACCCACCCGCTAACGTTAGCGTCTCTCGCCGGAACGGCGCTGAATTTACCGATAAATATGTTGCTCGTCAACCATTTACGCCTCGGGATTGGTGGTATAGCCGCCGCAGCAGCGGCGTCGAATTTGTTTGTGCTGTTGTGTTTAGTTTTTTATCTGTGGGTGTCTGGTTTATGTGACGAGCCTACGTGGACTAAGCCGAGCCGAGAATGTTTCAGCGGCTGGAAACCGCTAATTATGCTGGCTGCGCCGAGCTGTGTTTCAGTTTGTTTAGAGTGGTGGTGGTATGAGATTATGATCATCTTATGCGGGATTTTAGCTGATCCTAAATCTACAGTTGCTGCCATGGGTATTTTGATCCAAACGACGTCGTTGATATATATTTTCCCGAGCTCACTCGGGTTTGCCGTTTCGACTCGGGTGGGTAATGAACTCGGGGCGAACCGTCCGCATAAGGCGAAATTATCCACTGTGGTGGCGGTATTTATATCAGCCATTGTAGGAGTAATAGCATCAACGTTCGCATCAGGAATGAAGGACAGGTGGGGCCAGATGTTCACAAGAGACGAAGAGATCCTACGGCTGACAGCAGCTGCTTTGCCAATCCTAGGGCTATGCGAGCTTGGAAACTCGCCACAGACAGTTGGGTGTGGGGTCCTAAGAGGAAGCGCACGGCCATGTAGTGCGGCTAACGTGAACCTGGGTGCGTTCTATTTGGTGGGTATGCCTGTGGCTATTGGACTCGGGTTCTGGGTTGGGGTTGGGTTCTGTGGGCTATGGCTCGGTCTGTTATCGGCTCAGGTTTGCTGTGCTGGACTCATGTTGTATGTTGTGGGGTCCACAGATTGGGAATTTGAAGCTAAAAAAGCTCAGTTGTTAACGAATAGCGATTCTGATAGAAAATTATTTAGTGAAGGCGACGAGGAACAGTCACAGACATTAATTTGCATTGGTGAGGCTTTGCCTTGA